A single region of the Novosphingobium sp. genome encodes:
- a CDS encoding TonB-dependent receptor — MMGRYASTMPSAVRVMLLGAASVFALSSTAHAQGAVASSETPPVTAPTTASTSDAGKVNADIIVTGSRIARPGLTAPTPVTALSSDQLIKSSPSTIAEALRTLPALTNTSGPQRNSGTTNGGQSFLDLRALGPSRTLTLLNGQRFVAGSLNGSVDVNMIPSALISRVDIVTGGASAAYGSDAVAGVVNFILDTKFTGLKTDAYYGISQRGDNKEVKASGAYGFKFGGDRGHVVMSAEYFQNDGVRPQDRSWSSQGHYYVQGPAGGPGLISAYNVRTIGTQGGMILNGNGGSAAANAALAGIQFSPNGTPTPYSFGSYRTSSQQIGGDGINSELVQDLIRPLHRISLFGHAEYDLTDNVTLYGEAMWGDSESTYVTGLNRNQVGNVLTIQRDNAYLPASISSQMLATGVTSLTFLRHSFDRGYVYTDNDAKTQRYVGGAKGKLGSWKWEAYFNHGQSKATTQILNVDNTQALARAVDAVISPATGQVVCRSTLTNPTNGCVPINLFGINAPTSAALDYVSGTSSSVSTLTENEAQVNFTGTLLQGWAGPISLAVGGEWRRESAVTTSDPLSQAGAWLYGNPQPWAGHYEVKEAYAETVIPLLKDTPYARSLEFNGAARVTNYSTSGTIPSWKAGISYVPTEGFRLRVTRSRDIRAPNVSELFSAGRQQTSSPIDPFKGGAVVLGVPTILSGNPNLRPEKADTFTAGVVLQPPVIPGFTLSADYYDIKINDAIQSVTAQQLVDQCYAGNPLACSQTVRDSSGTLVRLLSVPLNLAQLRATGIDFDIGYRHAAGSILGDGSNVNLRTIISYLDRLTNTVPGSAPINQAGQVGLSTTPHWSGTTQLGLSSRVASIFFQGRLIGGGLWDITKNDTQVNFNHIAPQFYLDAQFSYKLPVLERRAEVYIDIRNLLDHNPPFAPGNGNLAIATNPGLYDVVGRSFRFGLRFKM, encoded by the coding sequence ATGATGGGCCGTTACGCCTCCACTATGCCATCCGCTGTCCGCGTCATGCTGCTTGGAGCAGCAAGCGTTTTTGCATTGAGCAGCACCGCACATGCTCAAGGTGCTGTGGCCTCGTCTGAAACGCCTCCGGTCACTGCTCCAACGACAGCCAGCACCTCGGACGCAGGCAAAGTGAATGCCGATATCATCGTCACCGGGTCGCGCATCGCCCGGCCAGGTCTCACGGCCCCAACGCCGGTCACTGCCCTGAGCAGCGATCAGCTCATCAAATCCTCGCCTTCGACAATTGCAGAAGCGCTGCGCACCCTGCCCGCCCTAACCAATACGTCGGGGCCTCAGCGTAATTCGGGCACCACGAACGGAGGGCAGAGTTTCCTTGACCTGCGCGCGCTTGGACCTTCGCGGACATTGACCCTGCTCAACGGCCAGCGTTTCGTCGCTGGCTCGCTCAACGGCAGCGTCGATGTCAACATGATCCCCTCAGCGCTGATCAGCCGCGTGGACATCGTAACGGGCGGCGCTTCCGCCGCCTATGGATCCGATGCCGTCGCGGGCGTCGTCAATTTCATTCTCGATACGAAATTCACCGGCCTGAAGACCGACGCCTATTATGGCATCTCGCAGCGAGGTGATAACAAGGAAGTCAAAGCCTCCGGCGCTTATGGGTTCAAATTCGGTGGCGATCGGGGCCATGTCGTGATGTCGGCCGAGTATTTCCAGAATGACGGCGTGCGCCCGCAGGATCGCAGCTGGAGCAGCCAGGGTCATTACTATGTGCAGGGCCCGGCGGGCGGCCCTGGCCTCATTTCGGCTTACAATGTACGGACGATCGGCACACAGGGCGGCATGATTTTGAATGGCAATGGTGGCTCTGCGGCTGCCAATGCCGCGCTAGCCGGCATCCAGTTCAGTCCAAATGGCACACCCACGCCTTACAGCTTTGGCAGCTATCGTACCAGCTCGCAGCAGATCGGCGGCGATGGCATCAATTCGGAACTGGTGCAGGACCTGATCCGCCCGCTGCACCGCATCTCGCTCTTCGGTCACGCCGAGTATGATCTGACGGATAATGTGACGCTCTACGGCGAAGCTATGTGGGGTGACAGTGAAAGCACATACGTGACAGGCCTTAACCGTAATCAGGTCGGCAATGTTCTGACGATCCAGCGTGATAATGCCTATCTTCCGGCGTCCATCAGCAGCCAGATGCTCGCGACAGGTGTCACGTCCCTTACCTTCCTACGCCACTCTTTCGATCGTGGGTATGTCTACACCGACAATGACGCCAAGACGCAGCGCTATGTCGGTGGCGCCAAGGGCAAGCTGGGTTCCTGGAAATGGGAAGCCTATTTCAACCACGGTCAGTCCAAGGCAACGACCCAAATCCTCAACGTAGACAACACCCAGGCGTTGGCGCGTGCTGTCGATGCGGTCATCAGTCCTGCAACCGGGCAAGTTGTTTGTCGCTCGACACTGACCAACCCGACCAACGGCTGCGTGCCCATCAATCTATTTGGCATCAATGCGCCGACCTCGGCGGCGCTGGACTACGTTTCGGGTACCAGTTCCTCGGTTTCGACGCTTACCGAAAACGAGGCTCAGGTCAATTTTACCGGGACGTTGCTGCAAGGATGGGCAGGCCCGATTTCACTTGCCGTGGGCGGCGAATGGCGCCGGGAAAGTGCGGTCACGACCTCCGATCCGCTATCGCAAGCCGGCGCGTGGCTTTACGGCAACCCGCAACCCTGGGCCGGACATTATGAGGTCAAGGAGGCCTATGCGGAAACCGTTATCCCGCTTCTCAAGGACACCCCTTATGCTCGCAGCCTGGAATTTAACGGCGCGGCGCGCGTTACGAACTATAGCACCAGCGGAACCATTCCTTCATGGAAGGCGGGGATCAGCTATGTGCCTACCGAAGGTTTCCGCCTGCGGGTAACCCGATCGCGCGATATCCGCGCACCCAACGTATCTGAATTGTTCAGTGCCGGGCGCCAGCAGACCTCTTCGCCCATTGATCCCTTCAAGGGCGGCGCAGTCGTTCTTGGCGTTCCCACTATCTTGTCGGGCAATCCCAACCTAAGGCCGGAAAAAGCCGACACCTTCACCGCGGGCGTCGTGTTGCAACCGCCGGTCATTCCGGGTTTCACGCTGTCCGCCGACTACTACGACATCAAGATCAATGACGCGATCCAGTCTGTGACGGCGCAGCAGCTTGTTGACCAGTGCTACGCAGGCAATCCACTCGCTTGCTCCCAGACCGTTCGAGACTCAAGCGGGACGCTCGTTCGGCTGCTTAGTGTGCCTCTCAATCTTGCTCAACTCAGGGCTACGGGTATCGATTTTGACATCGGCTATCGTCATGCGGCTGGATCAATTCTCGGCGATGGCAGTAATGTGAACCTGCGCACCATCATCTCCTACCTCGACCGGCTCACCAACACCGTCCCGGGGTCGGCTCCGATCAACCAGGCTGGTCAGGTCGGCCTGAGTACAACCCCTCATTGGTCGGGCACGACTCAGCTTGGTCTCTCAAGCCGGGTGGCCTCGATCTTCTTTCAGGGACGGCTGATCGGGGGCGGGCTCTGGGATATCACGAAGAACGATACCCAGGTGAATTTCAATCATATCGCCCCGCAGTTCTATCTGGATGCCCAATTCTCCTACAAGCTGCCGGTGCTCGAGCGCCGGGCTGAGGTTTACATCGATATCCGCAACCTCCTCGACCACAATCCGCCATTTGCGCCAGGCAACGGCAATCTTGCGATCGCCACCAACCCTGGACTTTACGACGTTGTGGGCCGTTCCTTCCGTTTTGGCCTTCGCTTCAAGATGTGA
- a CDS encoding MFS transporter, producing MDSLVDSAIERSTMRRVIWRIVPFLMICYLFSIIDRGNIGMASLQMNEDLKLSKSAFALASSLFFVSYFLAEVPSNLALQRFGARRWIARIMISWGLLSSATALVSSANMLYVMRFLLGAAEAGFFPGVLLYLSYWLPRKYRARVVATFMASIPAANFLGAPLSGALLSMDGSLGMRGWHWVFVAEGVPTLLLGCLCFFVLTDRPSQAAWLSPVQREWLDATLKEEQASTSLADAPSTGRLLLNPFIWALALAYSGPSAASTVLSVWQPQLIKSAGGLSNFQVGLISALPFGIASVAMILWGASSDKTGERKWHACAAILLIVAGVLSTMTTTALIPTMVMLCAILVGAYSAKGPFWALCYEWLSPRTAAAGLAVVGAVSNLIGGGIAINIYGFILDKTGRYALALLPLAILNLAGFGFLLVLGRRRSR from the coding sequence ATGGACAGTCTCGTCGATTCTGCGATCGAGCGCAGCACGATGCGCCGCGTCATTTGGCGGATCGTGCCGTTTCTTATGATATGCTATCTGTTTTCAATCATCGATCGCGGCAATATTGGCATGGCTTCGCTTCAAATGAACGAAGACCTCAAGCTGTCGAAATCCGCATTCGCACTGGCAAGCAGCCTGTTCTTTGTTTCCTATTTTCTGGCCGAGGTCCCCAGCAATCTCGCGCTGCAACGGTTCGGCGCTCGCCGCTGGATTGCTCGCATCATGATAAGTTGGGGTTTGCTCTCTTCAGCGACTGCCCTGGTTTCGAGCGCTAACATGCTCTACGTTATGCGCTTTCTGCTGGGAGCGGCGGAGGCTGGTTTCTTTCCCGGCGTCCTTCTTTATCTCAGCTACTGGCTGCCGCGCAAATACAGAGCCCGGGTCGTCGCCACCTTCATGGCTTCGATCCCCGCCGCGAATTTTTTGGGAGCGCCGCTGTCCGGAGCGTTGCTGTCAATGGACGGCAGCTTGGGGATGCGGGGCTGGCATTGGGTCTTCGTTGCAGAAGGTGTGCCGACGCTGCTGCTGGGTTGCCTCTGTTTCTTTGTCCTGACCGATCGGCCGTCGCAAGCGGCCTGGCTTTCGCCCGTGCAACGCGAATGGCTTGACGCAACCTTGAAGGAAGAACAGGCGTCGACTTCGCTTGCCGACGCGCCTTCCACAGGGCGACTGTTGCTCAATCCTTTCATCTGGGCTCTGGCGCTCGCGTATTCAGGCCCTTCTGCGGCAAGCACGGTTCTAAGCGTGTGGCAACCGCAGTTGATCAAGTCCGCCGGTGGCTTGAGCAACTTTCAGGTAGGGCTGATAAGCGCCCTGCCCTTTGGCATCGCCTCGGTGGCAATGATCCTTTGGGGCGCCTCGTCGGACAAGACCGGCGAACGGAAATGGCACGCCTGCGCTGCCATATTGCTCATCGTGGCCGGCGTGCTGTCCACGATGACAACAACAGCGCTGATACCCACGATGGTCATGCTGTGTGCCATCCTGGTGGGCGCCTATAGCGCCAAGGGGCCCTTCTGGGCGCTGTGCTATGAGTGGCTCTCACCCCGAACGGCGGCGGCGGGGCTGGCGGTTGTGGGCGCGGTTTCAAACCTTATCGGAGGAGGCATCGCCATCAACATCTACGGTTTCATCCTGGACAAGACGGGTCGTTATGCTCTTGCCCTTCTGCCCTTAGCGATCCTCAATCTTGCGGGATTTGGCTTTTTGCTGGTTCTGGGGCGAAGGAGATCGCGCTGA
- a CDS encoding MBL fold metallo-hydrolase — translation MSKMKNIAGILLSSGLLLGSVTSAVADPNKPYPKPVRTYEDLDREDGLKDPAAIGFGKMAVDVGGKDWPTTVSFRCNATGGHIVSGLTAPKATKVFDNLYYIGAADVASWAVVTSEGIILIDALTTQQEAQTYIVDGMRSVGLDPGKVKYIIVSHEHGDHYGGAPLIQSLSGAHVFMSEIAWQALEHMNERSPLARSPRPKRDLVLEDGGHVTLGDTTVTTIATPGHTPGTFSFIIPVKDHGQMHQAAYWGGNGLPLKIEGQKVFLQSLGKFSQATMLAKVDVEISPHGDTDDTVQRLNEIGRSKTNPFLVGREKYERYEAVFDFCTRARMATTLAAGGTAASGE, via the coding sequence ATGAGCAAAATGAAAAACATTGCAGGCATTCTCCTCTCTTCCGGCCTCTTACTTGGATCGGTCACTAGCGCCGTTGCCGATCCCAACAAGCCGTATCCCAAGCCCGTCCGCACCTACGAGGACCTTGATCGGGAAGACGGTCTGAAGGATCCGGCCGCCATCGGCTTTGGCAAGATGGCGGTCGATGTCGGTGGCAAAGACTGGCCCACCACGGTCTCCTTCCGCTGCAACGCGACGGGTGGGCACATCGTTTCGGGCCTCACCGCGCCCAAAGCCACAAAGGTTTTCGACAATCTCTACTATATCGGAGCGGCCGATGTTGCCTCCTGGGCAGTGGTTACTTCGGAGGGGATCATTCTGATCGACGCCCTGACCACCCAGCAGGAAGCGCAAACCTATATCGTGGATGGCATGCGTTCGGTCGGCCTCGACCCGGGCAAGGTGAAATATATCATCGTTAGCCATGAACACGGCGACCATTATGGCGGTGCGCCGTTGATCCAGTCGCTGTCGGGTGCCCATGTCTTCATGAGCGAGATCGCGTGGCAAGCTTTGGAACATATGAATGAGCGCAGCCCACTGGCCCGCTCGCCCCGTCCGAAACGGGATCTCGTCCTTGAGGATGGCGGCCATGTAACGCTGGGCGACACCACCGTCACCACCATCGCAACGCCCGGCCATACGCCCGGAACCTTTTCCTTCATCATTCCGGTGAAGGACCATGGGCAGATGCATCAGGCGGCATACTGGGGTGGCAATGGCCTCCCGCTGAAAATCGAGGGTCAAAAAGTTTTTCTTCAGTCGCTCGGGAAGTTTTCCCAGGCCACGATGCTGGCCAAGGTCGATGTCGAAATTTCGCCTCACGGCGATACCGACGACACCGTGCAGCGCTTGAACGAGATCGGCCGTAGCAAGACCAATCCGTTTCTGGTCGGGCGGGAAAAATATGAGCGCTATGAGGCGGTATTCGACTTCTGTACGAGGGCGCGCATGGCAACGACCCTGGCTGCGGGAGGAACTGCAGCCTCGGGTGAATGA
- a CDS encoding amidohydrolase family protein: MAEPKAIAFSHVPVREDWLALNVEPALDPELPIIDCHHHLWDRPDGTYLYPELLSDIKSGHRIAGTVFVQCRSMYRKNGPLALRPLGEVEFVNGVAAMAASGIYGETLACGGIVGCADMTLAAEIAPILDRMQQHTDRLKGIRFPVAFHNDPAVQSTPVAPPEGLLQSPSFIRSSQILAQRELTLDVWAYQTQLHEIVQLSLSVPDLTIVVDHCGGPIRVGGYRDRPREAFDAWRAGIEAVASRPNIRMKLGGLGMKVNGFDLHLLPEPPTSDHLSQIWQPYIDFCIEAFGVTRCMFESNFPVDKGMVGYANLWNGYKRIAASRTAQERHALFFETARQTYSLNDMYPLG; this comes from the coding sequence GTGGCCGAACCCAAAGCGATAGCCTTTAGTCATGTCCCCGTCCGCGAGGATTGGTTGGCACTGAATGTCGAACCAGCACTCGATCCTGAGCTACCCATTATCGATTGCCATCACCATCTCTGGGACCGTCCGGACGGAACCTATCTCTACCCGGAATTGCTGAGCGATATCAAAAGCGGGCATCGTATCGCCGGCACGGTGTTCGTCCAGTGTCGTTCGATGTACCGCAAGAACGGGCCCCTCGCGCTCCGTCCGCTTGGCGAGGTCGAATTCGTCAACGGCGTGGCAGCCATGGCGGCCAGCGGCATCTATGGGGAGACGCTGGCCTGCGGAGGCATCGTGGGATGCGCCGATATGACGCTGGCGGCAGAGATTGCCCCGATTCTTGACAGGATGCAGCAGCACACCGACCGCCTCAAGGGCATCCGTTTCCCAGTTGCCTTTCACAACGATCCAGCAGTTCAGTCGACCCCGGTGGCTCCTCCCGAGGGACTTCTGCAAAGCCCGAGCTTTATTCGTTCCTCCCAGATCCTTGCGCAGCGGGAGCTCACGCTCGACGTCTGGGCCTATCAAACCCAGTTGCACGAAATTGTGCAGCTCAGCCTATCGGTCCCGGATCTTACCATCGTCGTCGATCACTGCGGCGGACCGATCCGCGTAGGAGGTTATCGCGACCGGCCGCGAGAGGCTTTTGATGCGTGGCGCGCCGGAATCGAGGCGGTTGCATCGCGACCCAATATTCGCATGAAGCTTGGTGGACTAGGAATGAAGGTTAATGGATTTGACCTCCATTTGCTCCCGGAACCGCCCACATCCGACCATCTGAGCCAGATCTGGCAGCCCTACATAGACTTTTGCATCGAGGCTTTTGGCGTAACGCGCTGCATGTTCGAGAGCAACTTCCCGGTCGACAAGGGTATGGTCGGCTATGCCAATCTTTGGAACGGTTACAAGCGGATCGCTGCATCTCGGACAGCACAAGAGCGTCACGCGTTATTTTTTGAAACAGCGCGGCAAACCTACAGCCTGAACGATATGTACCCCCTCGGCTGA
- a CDS encoding MFS transporter produces the protein MSDVQVSGAKWYRDITRAQWMALALAGLGWTFESYDSYSLSLTIPFISQHFTMSKTLVGSLLSLTAAGQMVGGILFGFVADRIGRVKTAFLCICIYSLFSGLFACAQSVEQLFILRVCGAFGMGGMWTAGAALVAESWPAHLRGRGGALMQAGLPTGAIVAIAASAVVGETIGLADEGWRVPYLIGALPALILFFVARATPESPVWIAQRHRKQIAHDARQGVGPSILKPALIAFGLVFCLQYVFWGVTSWTPTYLVAARGMNLMSSLSHVLLLQLGALAGFLVFSVFVDRLGRRPMFAAYLLLGAVAVATFVFGPDALLPLALFCAGFSVNGIFAGLGPFIAELIATSPRRGFVMGLIYNGGRLGGVSAPTIIGMLASGKGSLAAGLGSTVVALLLALVIVAIAPETKGREIK, from the coding sequence ATGTCTGATGTGCAAGTGAGTGGCGCCAAATGGTATCGCGACATCACGCGAGCCCAATGGATGGCCCTGGCCCTGGCCGGGCTGGGATGGACGTTTGAAAGCTACGACTCCTACTCCTTGTCACTGACGATCCCGTTCATCTCGCAACATTTCACCATGTCGAAAACCTTGGTCGGATCGCTCCTCAGCCTCACCGCGGCAGGCCAAATGGTCGGGGGCATTCTCTTCGGCTTCGTGGCCGACCGGATCGGGCGGGTGAAAACCGCCTTTCTCTGTATCTGCATCTATTCCCTGTTCTCGGGCCTCTTCGCCTGCGCCCAATCGGTCGAGCAACTCTTCATTCTTAGGGTCTGCGGCGCTTTCGGCATGGGTGGTATGTGGACAGCGGGGGCCGCGCTCGTCGCCGAGAGCTGGCCTGCGCATTTGCGTGGTCGCGGCGGCGCTCTGATGCAGGCGGGGCTGCCTACCGGGGCGATCGTGGCGATCGCCGCTTCCGCTGTCGTCGGTGAAACGATCGGCCTCGCCGATGAAGGGTGGCGCGTGCCTTATCTCATCGGGGCCTTGCCGGCCCTGATCCTCTTTTTCGTCGCTCGGGCCACGCCTGAGTCTCCAGTTTGGATAGCGCAACGACATCGCAAACAAATAGCGCATGACGCAAGACAGGGTGTGGGCCCCAGTATCCTCAAGCCTGCTCTCATCGCCTTCGGTCTGGTGTTTTGCCTGCAATATGTATTCTGGGGGGTGACAAGCTGGACCCCGACCTATCTGGTTGCCGCCCGGGGCATGAACCTGATGTCGAGCCTGAGCCATGTGTTGCTGCTCCAGCTTGGCGCTCTTGCCGGTTTTCTGGTTTTCAGCGTCTTCGTCGATCGGCTGGGCCGACGCCCGATGTTCGCGGCCTATTTGCTGCTGGGCGCGGTTGCGGTCGCTACCTTCGTGTTCGGTCCCGATGCCCTGCTGCCATTGGCGCTGTTTTGCGCGGGTTTTTCGGTGAATGGCATCTTCGCCGGACTGGGCCCTTTCATCGCGGAACTGATCGCCACCAGCCCTCGGCGTGGCTTCGTCATGGGGCTGATCTACAATGGGGGCAGGCTGGGCGGTGTATCGGCACCCACGATCATCGGCATGCTGGCCTCGGGCAAGGGCAGTCTGGCAGCCGGACTGGGCTCGACGGTGGTCGCCTTGTTGCTCGCTCTCGTCATCGTGGCCATCGCACCGGAAACAAAAGGGCGGGAGATTAAGTGA
- a CDS encoding hydroxyacid dehydrogenase: protein MRGASSILFVGAGLAPAAVALAQARGVQLITLPPHPPEEKMIETIEAHQPDVIIMRSGKLSGAAIRVAKRLKLVTKHGVGVDSIDVTTATAQKIPVAFAAGANSQSVAEHAFALMFAAARNIVALDHAARHGSWDKVPGQELTGKTLGLIGFGTISRRLAELVEPLRMRILVHDPYVAAESLPLSYGVASSIDALVCDSDVVSLHCPLTPETANMFDARRFALMRDGAMLINTARGGLIDEAALVAALKDGKLSGAGLDTVASEPPGPDSPLWAAPNLVVTPHVGADTAEARERVGVMVMEQALAAIEGRLPDQWMVANPIALKAA, encoded by the coding sequence ATGCGGGGGGCGTCATCCATTCTCTTCGTCGGGGCGGGCCTGGCACCGGCAGCTGTTGCCTTGGCGCAAGCTCGGGGCGTACAACTCATAACTCTTCCACCTCATCCACCTGAGGAGAAAATGATCGAAACGATCGAGGCTCATCAGCCCGACGTGATCATCATGCGCAGCGGCAAATTGAGTGGAGCCGCGATCCGTGTTGCCAAGCGGCTCAAGCTTGTCACGAAACATGGGGTGGGCGTTGACTCGATTGACGTCACCACCGCGACTGCTCAGAAAATTCCAGTGGCGTTTGCGGCTGGGGCCAATTCGCAATCTGTTGCCGAACACGCTTTTGCACTCATGTTTGCGGCGGCGCGCAACATCGTGGCACTCGACCACGCCGCGCGACATGGTTCATGGGACAAGGTCCCCGGACAAGAATTGACCGGAAAGACCTTGGGCCTGATAGGCTTCGGCACCATTTCACGTCGCCTGGCCGAATTGGTCGAACCTTTGCGTATGCGAATCTTGGTTCATGACCCTTATGTGGCCGCTGAAAGCTTGCCGTTGTCTTACGGAGTTGCGTCGAGCATTGATGCGTTGGTTTGCGATAGCGATGTCGTGAGCCTTCACTGTCCGCTCACCCCCGAAACCGCGAACATGTTCGACGCCCGGCGCTTTGCACTGATGCGCGATGGCGCAATGCTGATCAACACGGCGCGCGGGGGACTCATTGATGAAGCCGCGTTGGTGGCGGCCCTGAAGGATGGAAAGCTTTCAGGAGCTGGCTTGGACACGGTGGCATCTGAGCCGCCCGGTCCCGATTCACCGCTCTGGGCAGCGCCCAACCTGGTTGTCACACCGCATGTGGGTGCGGACACAGCGGAAGCGCGCGAAAGGGTTGGTGTCATGGTGATGGAACAGGCTCTGGCCGCAATTGAAGGCCGCCTGCCGGATCAATGGATGGTTGCCAATCCCATCGCGCTGAAGGCAGCCTGA
- a CDS encoding RraA family protein encodes MAVGFRILPRGRAVSADQVEKFKQLPVANVSDSMDRMLGAGATLRPLHRGSRLAGPAITVKARPGDNLMVHAAIDRASPGDIIVVDAGGDLTNAIIGELMIAHAAWLGLGGFVINGAVRDLAAIRDGDFPVFAAGVTHRGPYKMGPGEVNVPIAIGGMVIEPGDLMLGDDDGLVAIPFADVENVYAAAAKKHSAETAQLDRIAKGQNNRQWVEDALVAAGCEIHQ; translated from the coding sequence ATGGCTGTGGGTTTTCGCATTCTGCCGCGAGGAAGGGCCGTCTCGGCCGATCAGGTGGAGAAATTCAAACAGTTGCCGGTGGCCAACGTTAGCGATTCGATGGATAGAATGTTAGGCGCTGGCGCTACTTTACGGCCTCTTCATCGCGGAAGTCGCCTTGCCGGTCCTGCTATCACAGTCAAGGCGCGGCCTGGTGACAACCTGATGGTTCACGCAGCAATTGATCGGGCTTCCCCTGGCGACATTATCGTCGTCGATGCCGGAGGGGATCTGACCAATGCAATTATTGGCGAACTCATGATTGCCCATGCCGCCTGGCTGGGGCTGGGTGGTTTTGTCATCAACGGGGCAGTAAGAGATCTTGCTGCTATACGTGACGGCGATTTTCCAGTGTTTGCAGCGGGCGTGACGCATCGCGGTCCGTACAAGATGGGGCCGGGCGAGGTGAACGTCCCGATCGCCATTGGTGGCATGGTCATCGAACCGGGCGATCTTATGTTGGGCGACGACGATGGTTTGGTCGCGATACCCTTTGCCGATGTCGAAAACGTCTACGCTGCAGCGGCCAAGAAACACTCTGCGGAAACCGCTCAACTTGACCGCATCGCCAAGGGCCAAAACAATCGGCAATGGGTCGAGGACGCCTTGGTGGCGGCAGGTTGTGAGATCCACCAGTGA
- a CDS encoding helix-turn-helix domain-containing protein — translation MANDSELTRRDRPGVSGVAAVDRALSVLRAFERGDAVLTLSELARRTDLVKSTVMRLAVSLEEAGFLLRLADGQYQLGGEIARLSSIYQDAFGFERQILPILQRLSEQSGETASFYVRHGAYRMCLYRINSPHRLRIHLQPGDTRPMDNSAIAQALRLTDPQAVRVLYSAGSQDPYASSMAIAVFLGDGPPVGALTLSGPSNRLHEGRLEELAPLLSEALSNLLSGMNADVHRDVILQEANRTRS, via the coding sequence ATGGCAAATGACAGCGAATTGACAAGACGTGATCGACCGGGAGTTAGCGGTGTTGCAGCCGTCGATCGGGCCCTTAGCGTTCTTCGGGCATTCGAGCGCGGTGATGCGGTGCTGACGCTTTCCGAGCTCGCCCGGCGCACCGATCTGGTCAAAAGCACCGTGATGCGCTTGGCTGTTTCGTTGGAAGAAGCAGGTTTTCTGCTGCGGCTGGCTGACGGGCAATACCAACTCGGCGGGGAGATTGCTCGCCTCAGCAGCATCTACCAGGATGCTTTCGGTTTCGAGCGCCAAATCCTGCCTATCCTCCAGCGTCTCTCGGAGCAGTCGGGAGAAACCGCCTCGTTCTATGTGAGGCACGGGGCGTATCGGATGTGCCTGTATCGGATCAATTCTCCGCACCGGCTGCGCATTCACCTCCAGCCAGGTGACACCAGGCCGATGGATAATTCCGCGATTGCTCAGGCGCTGCGCCTGACAGATCCCCAAGCAGTGCGCGTCCTCTACTCGGCCGGGTCGCAAGATCCATATGCCTCATCCATGGCCATAGCTGTCTTTCTGGGCGATGGGCCGCCGGTTGGAGCTTTGACCCTTTCCGGGCCATCAAATCGTCTCCATGAGGGAAGGCTGGAAGAGCTGGCTCCGTTGCTATCGGAAGCGCTCTCCAATTTGCTCAGTGGCATGAACGCCGATGTGCACCGCGACGTCATTCTACAGGAAGCGAATCGCACCCGCTCGTAA